The Accipiter gentilis chromosome 34, bAccGen1.1, whole genome shotgun sequence genome has a segment encoding these proteins:
- the RPL18A gene encoding 60S ribosomal protein L18a, with translation MKASGTLREYKVVGRCLPTPKCTTPPLYRMRIFAPNHVVAKSRFWYFVSQLKKMKKSSGEIVYCGQVYEKSPLRVKNFGIWLRYDSRSGTHNMYREYRDLTTAGAVTQCYRDMGARHRARAHSIQIMKVEEIAASKCRRPAVKQFHDSKIKFPLPHRVLRRQHKPRFTTKRPNTFF, from the exons atgAAGGCGTCGGGCACC CTGCGGGAGTACAAGGTGGTCGGGCGATGCCTGCCCACGCCCAAGTGCACGACGCCTCCCCTCTACCGCATGCGGATCTTCGCTCCGAACCATGTTGTCGCCAAGTCCCGGTTCTGGTACTTCGTTTCTCagctgaagaagatgaagaagtcTTCTGGAGAGATTGTGTACTGTGGCCAG GTGTATGAGAAGTCCCCTCTGCGAGTGAAAAATTTTGGTATTTGGTTGCGCTATGATTCTCGTAGCGGAACTCACAACATGTACAGGGAGTACAGGGATTTGACCACGGCTGGTGCTGTCACTCAGTGCT ACCGTGATATGGGAGCCCGTCATCGTGCCCGTGCTCATTCTATTCAGATCATGAAAGTTGAGGAGATTGCTGCTAGCAAGTGCCGTAGACCAGCAGTCAAGCAGTTCCAT GATTCTAAAATCAAGTTCCCTCTGCCACACAGAGTTCTGCGTCGCCAGCACAAACCACGTTTCACTACCAAGAGAccaaatactttcttttaa